A portion of the Pseudomonas sp. GR 6-02 genome contains these proteins:
- a CDS encoding GNAT family N-acetyltransferase, translating into MPLQRLHTLSQIAARTWDALVPENQPFLRHAFLGSLEDSGSLGPHSGWQPEHLLHVEGERLIAALPSYRKWHSYGEYVFDHAWADACERAGIDYYPKLLTAVPFSPVSGPRLLAATIEDGFELLQSLPGYLEIEKLSSAHINFTDPFTDAALAEQPGWLQRIGCQYHWQNRDYRDFQDFLDALSSRKRKQMRKEREQVAGQGIDFEWLEGRQLTQAQWDFVYACYANTYAVRRQTPYLTREFFSLLAERMPESIRVVLAKQGSRPVAMAFSLVGGDSFYGRYWGCLAEFDRLHFETCFYQGMDYAIANGFQRFDAGAQGEHKLIRGFEPVITHSWHYLRHPGLKSAVKDFLERERVGVLGYAEEAKTALPYRQG; encoded by the coding sequence ATGCCGCTGCAACGTCTGCATACACTGTCGCAAATCGCAGCCCGTACCTGGGATGCCCTGGTGCCGGAGAATCAGCCGTTTCTGCGCCACGCGTTCCTCGGTTCACTGGAAGACAGCGGCAGCCTGGGCCCGCATTCCGGCTGGCAGCCCGAGCATCTGCTGCATGTCGAAGGCGAGCGCCTGATCGCCGCGCTGCCCAGTTACCGCAAATGGCACTCCTACGGCGAATACGTGTTCGACCATGCCTGGGCCGATGCCTGTGAGCGTGCGGGCATCGACTACTACCCCAAACTGTTGACGGCGGTGCCGTTCAGTCCGGTCAGCGGGCCGCGATTGCTGGCGGCGACGATCGAGGACGGTTTCGAGCTCTTGCAGAGCCTGCCGGGTTATCTGGAGATAGAAAAACTTTCCAGTGCCCACATCAATTTCACCGATCCGTTCACCGACGCTGCATTGGCCGAACAGCCAGGCTGGTTGCAGCGCATTGGCTGTCAGTACCACTGGCAGAATCGTGATTACCGGGATTTTCAGGACTTCCTCGACGCCCTCAGTTCGCGTAAGCGCAAGCAAATGCGCAAGGAGCGTGAGCAGGTGGCAGGGCAGGGCATCGACTTCGAATGGCTGGAAGGCCGGCAGCTGACCCAGGCGCAGTGGGACTTTGTGTACGCCTGCTACGCCAATACCTACGCGGTGCGTCGGCAGACGCCTTACCTGACGCGGGAATTTTTCAGTCTGCTGGCCGAGCGCATGCCGGAGTCGATTCGCGTGGTGCTGGCCAAACAAGGTTCACGGCCGGTGGCCATGGCCTTCAGCCTGGTCGGCGGCGACAGCTTTTATGGCCGTTACTGGGGTTGCCTGGCGGAGTTCGATCGCCTGCACTTCGAGACCTGTTTCTATCAGGGTATGGATTACGCCATTGCCAACGGCTTTCAGCGTTTCGACGCCGGCGCTCAGGGCGAACACAAACTGATTCGCGGCTTTGAACCGGTGATCACCCATTCCTGGCATTACCTGCGCCATCCGGGCTTGAAGTCGGCGGTGAAAGACTTCCTCGAGCGCGAACGCGTCGGGGTGCTGGGGTATGCAGAAGAGGCGAAGACCGCCTTGCCTTATCGACAAGGCTGA
- the hrpA gene encoding ATP-dependent RNA helicase HrpA yields MTDESPSIDKLLKNLDHAMLADRHRLRRQLLELRKKPDEAKLAQWVTRTQASCDQVLARRASLPVIRYDDSLPIAAKRDEIKAALLKHQVLIIAGETGSGKTTQLPKICLEIGRGQHGLIGHTQPRRIAARSVASRVAEELATPLGALVGYQVRFEDQSDANTLIKLMTDGILLAETQNDRYLERYDTIIVDEAHERSLNIDFLLGYLKTLLPRRPDLKVIITSATIDLERFSKHFDDAPIVEVSGRTFPVETWYRPLTLEQDEEGNRVEDDLTVDQAILATLDEIAAFERSERKSPGDVLVFLPGEREIRDAADMLRKAQLKHTEILPLYARLSPAEQQRIFQSHPGRRVVLATNVAETSLTVPGIRYVIDSGTARISRYSYRAKVQRLPIEAISQASANQRKGRCGRVEPGICVRLYSEEDFIGRPEFTDPEILRTNLAAVILQMLHLRLGEITDFPFIEPPDGKAISDGFNLLQELSAVDRNSQLTPLGRQLARLPVDPRMGRMLLEAAKLGSLQEVLIVASAMSIQDPRERPPERQQAADQAHAQWKDVDSDFAGLVNLWRGFEEQRQALTASPLRNWCRKNFLNYLRLREWRDSHRQLSLICRDMQLSLNKEPADYPKLHKAVLSGLLSQIGQKTEDGDYLGARQRRFWIHPSSGLGKKRPQWLMTAELVETTKLYARMVAKIDADWIEPLAGHLIKKNHFEPHWEKRRGQVVAFEQITLFGLIVVGRRPVHYGPVDPVVSRELFIREALVRGEIQSKAKCLTANKQLLEQLDELEAKARRRDILADEETLFAFYDARLPAEIHQTATFDSWYRINSQKDPQLLIMREEDVLAREASEVTAAHYPDTLHIGDLELALSYHFEPNHPRDGVTLRVPAPLLPMLPPERLEWLVPGVIEAKCIALVRNLPKALRKNFVPVPDFVKAAMQRMTFGEGSLPLALGRELLRMTGARVSDEAWAEASQQVESHLRMNLEIVDGQGKFLGEGRDLAELTARFAEASQAALAVPQTAKSQQPVEAKVFAAVAEKTQQKIAGLSMTVYPALVEEAGTVKEGRFSTPAEAEFQHRRALQRLLMQQLAEPAKFLRGKLPGLTELGLMYRELGRIDSLVEDILLASLDSCILDGEDPLPRDGAALASLAERKRGAWTEHAERLARLTLEILKHWHGLQKRFKGKIDLAQAVALNDIKQQLSHLVYPGFVRETPMPWLKELPRYLKAVEQRFEKLGAQVQKDRVWSGELSGLWTQYQTRANKHAQEGKRDPQLELYRWWLEEYRVSLFAQQLGTKVPISDKRLSKQWTQVEP; encoded by the coding sequence ATGACTGACGAATCGCCTTCCATCGACAAACTGCTGAAAAACCTCGATCACGCCATGCTCGCCGACCGCCACCGGCTGCGGCGGCAGTTGCTTGAGCTGCGCAAGAAACCTGACGAGGCCAAGCTGGCCCAGTGGGTGACGCGCACACAGGCGTCCTGTGATCAGGTGTTGGCGCGGCGCGCCAGCCTGCCGGTGATTCGCTACGACGACAGCCTGCCGATCGCCGCCAAGCGCGACGAAATCAAAGCGGCATTGCTCAAACATCAGGTGCTGATCATTGCCGGCGAAACCGGTTCGGGTAAAACCACCCAGTTGCCGAAGATCTGCCTGGAAATCGGTCGCGGCCAGCACGGCCTGATCGGCCACACCCAGCCGCGTCGAATCGCCGCCCGCAGCGTGGCGAGCCGGGTCGCTGAAGAGTTGGCGACACCGTTGGGTGCGCTGGTGGGCTATCAGGTGCGGTTCGAGGACCAGAGCGATGCCAACACCCTGATCAAACTGATGACCGACGGCATCCTGCTGGCGGAAACCCAGAACGACCGCTACCTCGAGCGCTACGACACGATCATCGTCGACGAAGCCCACGAACGCAGCCTGAACATCGACTTCCTGCTCGGTTACCTGAAAACCCTGCTGCCCCGTCGTCCGGACCTTAAGGTCATCATCACCTCGGCCACCATCGACCTGGAGCGCTTCTCCAAGCACTTCGACGATGCGCCGATTGTCGAAGTCTCCGGCCGCACCTTCCCGGTGGAAACCTGGTATCGCCCGCTGACCCTGGAGCAGGACGAGGAGGGCAACCGTGTCGAGGATGACCTGACCGTGGATCAGGCGATCCTAGCCACCCTCGACGAAATCGCCGCGTTCGAACGCAGTGAGCGCAAGAGCCCCGGCGACGTGCTGGTGTTCCTGCCCGGCGAGCGCGAGATTCGCGACGCGGCGGACATGCTGCGCAAGGCACAGCTCAAACACACCGAGATTCTGCCGTTGTATGCGCGGTTGTCGCCGGCCGAACAGCAGCGGATTTTCCAGTCGCATCCGGGGCGTCGAGTGGTTCTGGCGACCAACGTTGCGGAAACCTCGTTGACGGTGCCGGGCATTCGTTACGTGATCGACAGCGGCACCGCGCGCATCAGTCGCTACAGCTATCGCGCCAAGGTCCAGCGTTTGCCGATCGAAGCGATTTCCCAGGCCAGTGCCAACCAGCGTAAAGGTCGCTGCGGGCGGGTCGAGCCGGGTATTTGCGTGCGCTTGTACAGCGAAGAAGATTTCATCGGCCGGCCGGAATTCACCGACCCGGAAATCCTGCGGACCAACCTCGCGGCGGTGATTTTGCAGATGCTCCATCTGCGCCTCGGCGAGATCACTGATTTCCCGTTTATCGAACCGCCGGATGGCAAGGCCATCAGCGACGGTTTCAACCTGCTGCAAGAACTCTCGGCGGTGGACCGCAACAGCCAGCTGACCCCGCTCGGCCGGCAACTGGCGCGGCTGCCGGTGGACCCGCGCATGGGCCGAATGCTGCTGGAAGCGGCCAAACTCGGCAGCTTGCAGGAAGTGCTGATTGTCGCCAGCGCCATGTCGATCCAGGACCCGCGCGAGCGTCCGCCGGAGCGTCAGCAAGCCGCCGATCAGGCCCACGCCCAGTGGAAAGACGTGGACTCGGACTTCGCCGGGCTGGTCAATCTGTGGCGGGGTTTTGAAGAACAGCGCCAGGCCCTGACGGCCAGTCCCCTGCGTAACTGGTGCCGCAAGAATTTCCTCAATTACCTGCGCCTGCGCGAGTGGCGCGATTCCCATCGCCAGTTGAGCCTGATCTGCCGCGACATGCAGCTGAGCCTCAACAAAGAGCCGGCGGATTACCCTAAGCTGCACAAAGCCGTGCTGTCGGGGTTGCTCAGCCAGATCGGCCAGAAAACCGAAGATGGCGATTACCTCGGTGCCCGTCAGCGACGCTTCTGGATTCACCCGTCGTCGGGCCTGGGCAAGAAACGCCCGCAATGGCTGATGACCGCCGAACTGGTGGAAACCACCAAGCTGTACGCGCGGATGGTCGCCAAGATCGACGCCGACTGGATCGAGCCGCTGGCCGGGCACCTGATCAAGAAAAACCACTTCGAACCCCATTGGGAGAAGAGGCGTGGGCAGGTCGTGGCCTTCGAGCAAATCACCCTGTTCGGGCTGATCGTAGTCGGACGCCGGCCGGTGCATTACGGGCCGGTCGACCCGGTGGTGTCCCGCGAATTGTTTATTCGCGAAGCCTTGGTGCGTGGCGAGATTCAATCCAAAGCCAAGTGCCTGACGGCCAACAAGCAACTGCTGGAACAGCTCGACGAACTGGAAGCCAAGGCGCGTCGCCGAGACATTCTGGCCGACGAAGAAACCCTGTTCGCCTTCTACGATGCGCGCTTGCCGGCGGAGATCCACCAGACCGCGACCTTCGACAGTTGGTACCGGATCAACAGCCAGAAAGACCCGCAGCTGCTGATCATGCGCGAAGAGGACGTGCTGGCCCGCGAAGCCAGTGAAGTCACCGCCGCGCATTACCCCGACACCCTGCACATCGGCGACCTGGAACTGGCGCTGAGTTATCACTTCGAGCCCAACCATCCGCGTGACGGCGTGACCTTGCGCGTGCCAGCACCGCTGTTGCCGATGCTGCCGCCGGAACGCCTGGAATGGCTAGTGCCAGGCGTGATCGAGGCCAAGTGCATTGCGCTGGTGCGCAACCTGCCCAAGGCCCTGCGCAAGAATTTCGTACCGGTGCCGGATTTCGTCAAAGCCGCGATGCAGCGCATGACTTTCGGCGAGGGCTCATTGCCTCTGGCGCTGGGCCGCGAGTTATTGCGCATGACCGGCGCACGGGTCAGCGATGAGGCCTGGGCCGAAGCGTCGCAGCAGGTCGAAAGCCATTTGCGGATGAACCTGGAAATCGTCGACGGCCAGGGCAAGTTCCTTGGCGAAGGGCGTGATCTGGCGGAGTTGACCGCACGCTTTGCCGAGGCCAGCCAGGCCGCCTTGGCCGTGCCGCAAACCGCGAAAAGCCAGCAACCGGTGGAGGCGAAAGTCTTTGCCGCCGTCGCCGAGAAAACCCAGCAGAAGATCGCCGGACTGTCGATGACGGTGTATCCGGCGCTGGTGGAAGAGGCCGGGACGGTCAAGGAAGGACGTTTCTCGACCCCGGCCGAAGCCGAGTTCCAGCATCGCCGGGCCTTGCAGCGCTTGCTGATGCAACAACTGGCGGAGCCGGCGAAGTTCTTGCGCGGCAAGTTGCCGGGGCTGACCGAGTTGGGCCTGATGTACCGCGAGCTGGGGCGCATCGACAGCCTGGTGGAAGACATTCTGCTGGCCAGTCTGGACAGTTGCATCCTCGACGGCGAAGACCCGTTGCCACGCGATGGTGCCGCACTGGCGTCCCTGGCCGAACGTAAACGCGGTGCCTGGACCGAGCACGCCGAGCGTCTGGCCAGGCTGACCCTGGAGATTCTCAAACACTGGCACGGCCTGCAAAAACGCTTCAAGGGCAAGATCGACCTGGCGCAAGCCGTGGCCTTGAACGACATCAAGCAGCAGCTCAGCCATCTGGTGTACCCGGGGTTCGTGCGGGAAACGCCGATGCCGTGGCTCAAGGAACTGCCGCGTTACCTGAAAGCAGTCGAGCAGCGTTTCGAGAAACTCGGTGCTCAGGTGCAGAAGGACCGGGTCTGGAGTGGAGAATTGTCTGGCCTCTGGACCCAATACCAGACCCGCGCCAACAAACACGCCCAGGAAGGCAAGCGCGATCCGCAGCTGGAGCTTTATCGCTGGTGGCTGGAGGAATATCGGGTTTCGCTGTTCGCACAGCAACTGGGAACCAAGGTGCCGATCTCCGACAAGCGCTTGAGCAAGCAATGGACACAAGTCGAGCCCTGA
- a CDS encoding ABC transporter ATP-binding protein, whose amino-acid sequence MLYRRFEKLIDIFRDAPTAAPPSRVLSFYTYYLKQVWPIFAVLLVVGLFGALIEVALFSYLSRIIDLTQSTSNVDFFKVHGVELAWMAAVALILRPLFLALHDMLVHQTLSPGMTSLIRWQNHSYVLKQSLNFFQNDFAGRIAQRIMQTGNSLRDSAVQAVDALWHVLIYAISSLVLFAEADWRLMIPLLIWIAAYIGALYYFVPRVKERSVVSSDARSKLMGRIVDGYTNITTLKLFAHTNFEQQYAREAIAEQTEKAQLAGRVVTSMDVVITSMNGLLIVGTTGLALWLWTQSLISVGAIALATGLVIRIVNMSGWIMWVVNGIFENIGMVQDGLQTIAQPVSVTDREQAKPLAVARGEVRFEHVDFHYGKKSGIIGGLNLTIKPGEKIGLIGPSGAGKSTLVNLLLRLYDVQGGRILIDGQNIAEVGQESLRERIGMITQDTSLLHRSIRDNLLYGKPDATDAELWEAVRKARADEFIPLLSDSEGRTGFDAHVGERGVKLSGGQRQRIAIARVLLKDAPILIMDEATSALDSEVEAAIQESLETLMQGKTVIAIAHRLSTIARMDRLVVLENGKIAETGSHAELLAHGGLYARLWQHQTGGFVGID is encoded by the coding sequence ATGCTTTATCGCCGTTTCGAAAAACTGATCGACATTTTCCGCGACGCCCCGACGGCGGCTCCACCGAGTCGGGTTCTCTCCTTCTATACCTACTACCTCAAGCAGGTCTGGCCAATCTTCGCCGTTTTGTTGGTCGTCGGCCTGTTCGGCGCGCTGATCGAAGTGGCGCTGTTCAGCTACCTGAGTCGCATCATCGACCTGACCCAGAGCACATCCAACGTCGACTTCTTCAAGGTCCACGGCGTGGAATTGGCCTGGATGGCAGCGGTGGCGCTGATCCTGCGCCCCTTGTTCCTCGCCCTGCATGACATGCTGGTGCACCAGACCTTGAGTCCGGGCATGACCAGCCTGATCCGCTGGCAGAACCACAGTTACGTGCTCAAACAGAGCCTGAATTTCTTCCAGAACGACTTCGCCGGGCGCATCGCCCAACGCATCATGCAAACCGGCAACTCCCTGCGCGACTCTGCCGTGCAAGCGGTGGATGCGCTGTGGCACGTGCTGATCTATGCGATCAGCTCGCTGGTGCTGTTCGCCGAAGCCGACTGGCGACTGATGATCCCGCTGCTGATCTGGATCGCCGCCTACATCGGCGCGCTCTACTACTTCGTGCCGCGGGTGAAAGAGCGTTCGGTGGTGTCCTCCGATGCGCGCTCCAAACTCATGGGGCGGATCGTCGACGGCTACACCAACATCACTACCCTCAAGCTGTTCGCCCACACCAACTTCGAACAGCAGTACGCCCGCGAAGCCATTGCGGAACAGACCGAAAAAGCCCAACTGGCCGGCCGTGTGGTCACCAGCATGGACGTGGTCATCACCAGCATGAACGGCCTCTTGATCGTCGGCACCACCGGGCTGGCCCTGTGGCTGTGGACGCAGTCACTGATCAGCGTGGGCGCGATTGCCTTGGCCACCGGGCTGGTGATCCGCATCGTCAACATGTCCGGCTGGATCATGTGGGTGGTCAACGGCATTTTCGAAAACATCGGCATGGTCCAGGACGGTTTGCAGACCATCGCCCAACCGGTCAGCGTCACCGACCGCGAACAGGCAAAACCCTTGGCAGTGGCCCGTGGCGAGGTGCGTTTCGAACACGTCGATTTCCACTACGGCAAGAAGAGCGGGATCATCGGCGGCCTCAACCTGACCATTAAGCCCGGCGAAAAAATCGGCCTGATCGGCCCCTCCGGCGCCGGCAAATCGACGTTGGTCAACCTGCTGCTGCGCCTGTATGACGTGCAGGGCGGGCGGATCCTCATCGACGGCCAGAACATCGCCGAAGTCGGGCAGGAAAGCCTGCGCGAACGCATCGGCATGATCACCCAGGACACCTCACTGCTGCACCGCTCGATCCGCGACAATCTGCTGTATGGCAAACCCGACGCCACCGACGCCGAACTCTGGGAAGCGGTGCGCAAGGCCCGTGCCGACGAGTTCATCCCGCTGCTGTCGGACTCCGAAGGCCGCACCGGTTTCGATGCCCATGTCGGTGAGCGCGGGGTGAAACTCTCCGGTGGCCAGCGTCAGCGGATTGCCATCGCCCGGGTGCTGCTCAAGGACGCGCCGATCCTGATCATGGACGAAGCGACCTCGGCACTGGACTCGGAAGTCGAAGCAGCAATCCAGGAAAGCCTCGAAACCCTGATGCAGGGCAAAACCGTGATCGCCATCGCTCACCGTCTCTCGACCATTGCCCGGATGGACCGGTTGGTGGTGCTGGAAAACGGCAAGATCGCCGAAACCGGCAGCCACGCCGAACTGCTGGCCCATGGCGGTTTGTATGCACGGTTATGGCAACACCAGACCGGCGGGTTTGTCGGGATCGATTGA
- a CDS encoding anti-sigma factor family protein translates to MLTCKEQVARSSDYLDGQLSFRERLMMRHHLMFCPNCRRFIRQMRLMQATLRVMPQKPVEDVEALAERLAAQRRKDRS, encoded by the coding sequence ATGCTGACCTGTAAGGAACAAGTGGCGCGCTCCAGTGATTATCTCGATGGCCAGTTGAGTTTTCGCGAGCGTCTGATGATGCGGCATCACTTGATGTTTTGCCCCAATTGTCGGCGATTCATTCGGCAGATGCGGTTGATGCAGGCGACCTTGCGGGTGATGCCGCAGAAGCCGGTCGAGGATGTGGAGGCGCTGGCCGAGCGGCTGGCGGCGCAGCGGCGTAAAGATCGTTCCTGA
- a CDS encoding beta-ketoacyl-ACP synthase III, which translates to MHNVVISGTGLYTPANSISNEELVQSFNAYVAQFNADNAEAIERGEIQALTESSAAFIEKASGIKSRFVMDKEGILDPQRMAPRLPERSNDEWSVLCQMAIGAAEQALQRAGKTAADIDGVIVACSNLQRAYPAIAIEVQEALGIQGFGYDMNVACSSATFGIQAAANSVQLGQARAILMVNPEVCTGHLNFRDRDSHFIFGDAATAVIIERADLATSKYQFDVVSTKLLTKFSNNIRNNFGFLNRAAEEGIGAPDKLFVQEGRKVFRDVCPMVAELIATHLEENQLNVSDVKRFWLHQANLSMNHLIVKKLLGREATEAEAPVILDTYANTSSAGSVISFHKNQDDLVSGSLAVLSSFGAGYSIGSVILRKR; encoded by the coding sequence ATGCATAACGTCGTCATCAGCGGCACCGGCTTGTACACCCCGGCCAACAGCATCTCCAACGAAGAGCTGGTGCAGTCTTTCAACGCTTACGTCGCGCAGTTCAACGCCGACAACGCCGAGGCCATTGAGCGCGGCGAAATCCAGGCATTGACCGAATCCAGCGCAGCGTTTATCGAAAAAGCCTCCGGCATCAAAAGCCGCTTTGTCATGGACAAAGAGGGCATCCTCGACCCGCAACGCATGGCGCCACGCTTGCCCGAGCGCTCCAACGACGAGTGGTCGGTGCTGTGCCAGATGGCCATTGGCGCGGCCGAGCAAGCCTTGCAGCGTGCCGGCAAGACCGCCGCTGACATCGACGGTGTAATCGTCGCCTGCTCCAACCTGCAACGCGCCTACCCGGCCATCGCCATCGAAGTTCAGGAAGCGCTGGGTATCCAGGGTTTCGGTTACGACATGAACGTGGCGTGCTCCTCGGCAACCTTCGGTATCCAGGCCGCCGCCAACAGTGTGCAACTGGGCCAGGCCCGGGCGATCCTGATGGTCAACCCGGAAGTCTGCACCGGTCACCTGAATTTCCGTGACCGCGACAGCCACTTCATCTTCGGCGACGCCGCCACTGCGGTGATCATCGAGCGCGCCGATCTGGCGACCTCCAAGTACCAGTTCGACGTGGTCAGCACCAAACTGCTGACCAAGTTCTCCAACAACATCCGCAACAACTTCGGCTTCCTCAACCGCGCCGCGGAAGAGGGCATCGGTGCCCCCGACAAGCTGTTCGTCCAGGAAGGCCGCAAGGTGTTCCGCGATGTCTGCCCGATGGTTGCCGAGCTGATCGCCACGCACCTGGAAGAAAACCAGCTCAACGTCAGTGACGTGAAGCGTTTCTGGCTGCACCAGGCCAACCTCAGCATGAACCACCTGATCGTCAAGAAGCTGCTGGGCCGCGAAGCCACTGAAGCAGAAGCCCCGGTGATTCTCGACACCTACGCCAACACCAGCTCCGCCGGTTCGGTGATTTCGTTCCACAAGAATCAGGACGATCTGGTCAGCGGTTCGCTGGCTGTGCTCAGTTCGTTCGGCGCCGGTTATTCGATTGGCAGCGTGATATTGCGCAAACGTTGA
- the aqpZ gene encoding aquaporin Z, whose translation MSLFKRSATELVGTFWLVLGGCGSAVLAAAFPNVGIGLLGVSLAFGLTVLTMAFAIGHISGCHLNPAVSVGLVVGGRFPAKELPAYIIAQVIGGIIAAALLYFIASGRPGFELASGLASNGYGEHSPGGYSMAAGFVSELVMTAMFILIILGATDKRAPAGLAPIAIGLALTLIHLISIPVTNTSVNPARSTGPALIVGGWAIQQLWLFWLAPILGAVIGGVMYRWLGKEDS comes from the coding sequence ATGTCTTTGTTCAAACGTTCGGCTACAGAATTGGTAGGTACGTTCTGGCTGGTATTGGGAGGGTGCGGCAGTGCGGTCCTGGCGGCAGCGTTTCCAAACGTGGGGATCGGTTTACTGGGGGTGTCCCTGGCATTCGGTTTGACGGTACTGACGATGGCCTTCGCCATCGGCCACATCTCGGGTTGTCATCTCAACCCTGCGGTTTCAGTCGGACTGGTCGTCGGCGGACGCTTCCCTGCCAAAGAACTGCCCGCCTACATCATCGCCCAGGTGATTGGCGGGATCATCGCAGCGGCCTTGCTGTACTTCATCGCCAGTGGCAGACCCGGCTTCGAACTGGCCAGCGGCCTGGCGTCCAATGGCTATGGCGAACACTCGCCAGGCGGCTACTCGATGGCGGCGGGGTTTGTCAGTGAACTGGTGATGACCGCCATGTTCATCCTGATCATTCTCGGCGCCACCGATAAACGCGCCCCGGCCGGGCTGGCGCCCATCGCCATCGGCCTGGCGCTGACCCTGATCCATCTGATCTCGATTCCGGTCACCAACACCTCGGTCAACCCGGCCCGCAGTACCGGACCGGCGCTTATTGTCGGGGGCTGGGCGATTCAACAGCTATGGCTATTCTGGCTGGCGCCGATTCTGGGGGCGGTCATCGGTGGTGTGATGTACCGCTGGCTGGGCAAAGAAGACAGTTAA
- a CDS encoding RNA polymerase sigma factor, with product MAADDAQLLERLLAGEQKAFKELVSTYQSAMRAVAYAIVGNRHADEIVQDAWLSVVRNLSGFEGRSSLKTWLLTITANSAKSRYKQNRREVLLDDLPSPHGTIDDDRFSSSDGHWLVAPFAWHQDTPEALLTESELRECLEHTLLSLSELQSSVLLLRERQGLELEEICNLLEISLSNVRVLLHRARLKVFATVEHFEETGEC from the coding sequence ATGGCGGCTGACGACGCGCAACTGCTTGAGCGCTTGCTGGCAGGTGAACAAAAGGCTTTCAAAGAGTTGGTCAGCACTTATCAGAGCGCCATGCGTGCGGTGGCCTACGCTATTGTGGGCAACCGGCATGCCGACGAAATTGTTCAGGATGCCTGGCTATCGGTTGTGCGTAACCTGAGCGGATTCGAGGGACGTTCGAGCCTCAAGACCTGGCTGCTGACTATCACCGCCAACTCGGCCAAGAGCCGCTACAAGCAAAACCGCCGGGAAGTGTTGCTCGATGACCTGCCGTCGCCCCATGGCACGATCGATGATGATCGTTTTTCATCGAGCGATGGTCATTGGCTGGTGGCGCCGTTTGCCTGGCATCAGGACACGCCAGAGGCGCTGTTGACTGAAAGCGAACTGCGCGAATGCCTGGAGCACACGCTGCTCAGCCTGTCGGAACTGCAAAGCAGTGTTTTACTGTTGCGCGAGCGACAGGGGCTGGAGTTGGAGGAGATCTGTAATCTTCTGGAAATCTCGCTCTCCAATGTTCGTGTGCTGCTGCATCGGGCACGGTTGAAGGTCTTTGCGACCGTAGAACATTTTGAGGAAACCGGCGAATGCTGA
- a CDS encoding putative porin, with product MRLASTKTAAALCGGLLLAMSVPASAAVDAKLLDMLKANGSISQAQYVELQAELAKDQKAQQIAQQAQQETNEQIAVAAKKANELSAFDQKLAWAAKTQFKGDVRVRQETVKIDGEPNNGGRDKDRQRIRARLGAYSEINPQVDTGIRIATGGGDDARSTNQDMDNYFDKKQIWLDLGYIDYHPDAIKNLHVIGGKMLQPWVSMGDVIWDSDINPEGLAVTYKYPLGSSAELFGSLGNYNLKDNVDGEGVQFRHDLRLTAGQLGSRFAITDNLKLTVGGSVYAYQNDEDSRCTGTSTPCALAVNGNSANNEFRLYEGFSQIDIGGLPMPLSFYGQYVKNNDAVTDQDTAWLVGAKSKVFGFNLDYNYRDVQRNAVVGAFTDSDFANGTTGSRGHKFKVGYDIDKNFALGATYFLTKADFSSRTQRDANTNTLQLDAEAKF from the coding sequence ATGCGTCTTGCTTCCACGAAAACTGCGGCGGCCTTGTGTGGTGGCCTGCTGCTGGCCATGAGTGTTCCAGCCAGTGCCGCAGTCGACGCCAAACTGCTCGACATGCTCAAGGCTAACGGTTCTATTTCCCAGGCGCAGTACGTTGAACTGCAAGCCGAACTGGCCAAGGATCAGAAGGCCCAGCAAATCGCGCAGCAGGCGCAGCAAGAGACCAACGAACAAATAGCGGTCGCCGCGAAGAAAGCCAACGAGTTGAGCGCCTTCGACCAGAAGCTGGCCTGGGCCGCCAAGACCCAGTTCAAGGGCGACGTTCGCGTACGCCAGGAAACGGTCAAGATCGACGGCGAACCCAACAACGGTGGCCGTGACAAGGATCGTCAACGCATCCGCGCCCGTCTGGGTGCCTACAGCGAAATCAACCCGCAAGTGGACACCGGCATCCGCATTGCCACCGGCGGCGGTGACGATGCTCGCTCGACCAACCAGGACATGGACAACTACTTCGACAAGAAGCAGATCTGGCTGGATCTGGGCTACATCGACTACCACCCGGACGCCATCAAAAACCTGCATGTGATCGGCGGCAAGATGCTGCAACCGTGGGTCAGCATGGGTGATGTGATCTGGGACAGTGATATCAATCCGGAAGGTCTGGCAGTGACCTACAAATACCCGCTGGGCAGCAGTGCCGAACTGTTCGGTAGCCTGGGCAACTACAACCTCAAGGACAACGTCGACGGCGAAGGCGTGCAATTTCGTCACGACCTGCGTCTGACCGCCGGCCAGTTGGGCAGCCGTTTCGCCATCACCGACAACCTGAAACTGACCGTCGGCGGCAGCGTCTATGCCTACCAGAACGACGAAGACAGCCGTTGCACCGGCACCTCCACACCGTGCGCCCTGGCCGTCAACGGCAACTCGGCCAACAACGAGTTCCGCCTGTACGAAGGCTTCAGCCAGATCGATATCGGCGGCCTGCCGATGCCGCTGTCGTTCTACGGCCAATACGTGAAGAACAACGATGCCGTGACCGATCAGGACACTGCCTGGCTAGTCGGTGCCAAATCGAAAGTCTTCGGTTTCAACCTCGACTACAACTACCGCGACGTGCAGCGTAACGCCGTGGTCGGCGCCTTCACCGACTCGGACTTCGCCAACGGCACCACCGGTTCTCGCGGTCACAAGTTCAAAGTCGGTTACGACATCGACAAGAACTTCGCCCTCGGTGCCACTTACTTCCTGACTAAAGCCGACTTCTCCAGCCGTACCCAGCGTGATGCCAACACCAACACGCTGCAACTGGACGCGGAAGCGAAGTTCTAA